One Kitasatospora sp. MAP12-44 DNA segment encodes these proteins:
- a CDS encoding GAF domain-containing SpoIIE family protein phosphatase, with protein sequence MGTSGPASSRPGRAGAESAGPDGLAAIAEVLRGVPDRLDAHLGGLYLLSQDGQVLDLLMTLGAARQFSRPWQHIAISAPIPVVDAVREGRVVWVGGAEELARRYPRVAVAMPYTFGLAAAPLVARGSTYGVVFLLWPASHPAELSSGERDRLVLLAEQLAEVLASAADAGRPVRAGPRRVVAEEDRAPADPFTAMVARLPEGMCGIDLNGRLAAVTPTAAALLGAPVQRLLGQRPWVELPWLRDPVYEHHYQAAVISGQETSFVALRPPDHWLSFQLHPDATGLTVSITAVGSAPHSRAAAEWSAESLKSPQSLKSPESSESPGEPVAHTRPGVLYHILHFASALTEAIGVHDVVNMVSDQIVPAFGGQAVAVLMVEGGRLRIVGHRGYSPNVVDQFDGTALTEPTPGVQASTNPVPTFFETREELERLYPDRRETQDGMAAWAYLPLVTSGRLIGTCVVAFDQPHRFALGERAVLTALAGLIAQALDRARLYDTKLGLAHGLQDSLLPRALPAVPGLETAARYLPCTEGMEVGGDFYDLIRVDRDTAAIVIGDVQGHNVHAAALMGQIRTAVRAFATVDADPGVVLARTNRLLADLDTTLLASCAFLRVYPLRREAWLGDAGHPVPLVRSPDGRVSLLEPSSGLVFNVDRAAEYPLTRVDLAVGTTLVLYTDGLVETPGVDLDWSLAELGAILARHGGEPLDVLADALIGEAVQAEHRTDDIALLLVRSVPF encoded by the coding sequence CTGCGTCGTCGCGGCCCGGACGCGCTGGCGCCGAGTCGGCGGGGCCGGACGGGCTGGCAGCGATCGCAGAGGTCCTGCGGGGTGTCCCCGACCGGCTCGACGCGCACCTCGGCGGGCTCTACCTGCTGTCGCAGGACGGGCAGGTGCTCGATCTGCTGATGACGCTGGGGGCCGCGCGGCAGTTCTCCAGACCCTGGCAGCACATCGCGATCTCCGCACCGATTCCGGTGGTCGACGCGGTGCGCGAGGGCCGTGTGGTGTGGGTGGGCGGCGCGGAGGAGCTGGCGCGGCGCTACCCGCGGGTCGCCGTCGCCATGCCGTATACGTTCGGCCTGGCGGCCGCGCCGCTCGTCGCGCGGGGGAGCACGTACGGGGTGGTATTCCTGCTCTGGCCCGCCTCGCACCCCGCCGAGCTGTCGTCGGGGGAGCGTGACCGCCTCGTGCTGCTCGCCGAGCAGCTGGCCGAGGTGCTGGCGTCGGCGGCCGACGCCGGCCGACCGGTCCGGGCCGGCCCGCGACGGGTGGTGGCGGAGGAGGACCGCGCGCCGGCGGACCCGTTCACCGCGATGGTGGCCCGGCTGCCGGAGGGCATGTGCGGTATCGACCTGAACGGACGGCTGGCCGCGGTCACGCCGACCGCCGCCGCCCTGCTGGGGGCGCCGGTCCAGCGGCTGCTGGGCCAGCGGCCGTGGGTGGAGCTGCCGTGGCTGCGGGATCCCGTGTACGAGCACCACTACCAGGCGGCGGTGATCAGCGGGCAGGAGACCTCGTTCGTCGCCCTGCGCCCGCCGGACCACTGGCTCTCCTTCCAGCTGCACCCCGACGCCACCGGCCTCACCGTGAGCATCACCGCCGTCGGGAGCGCCCCGCACAGCCGGGCCGCCGCCGAGTGGTCCGCCGAGTCACTCAAGTCACCCCAGTCACTCAAGTCACCCGAGTCATCCGAGTCACCCGGCGAACCGGTCGCGCACACCCGCCCGGGGGTGCTCTACCACATCCTGCATTTCGCCAGCGCGCTGACCGAGGCGATCGGTGTGCACGACGTGGTGAACATGGTCTCCGACCAGATCGTGCCGGCCTTCGGCGGCCAGGCCGTCGCGGTGCTGATGGTCGAGGGCGGCCGGCTGCGCATCGTGGGGCACCGCGGCTACTCGCCCAACGTGGTCGACCAGTTCGACGGGACGGCGCTGACCGAGCCCACACCCGGCGTGCAGGCGTCGACCAACCCGGTGCCGACCTTCTTCGAGACCCGCGAGGAGTTGGAGCGGCTCTACCCCGACCGGCGCGAGACCCAGGACGGCATGGCTGCGTGGGCCTATCTGCCGTTGGTCACCTCGGGGCGCCTGATCGGCACCTGCGTGGTGGCCTTCGACCAGCCCCACCGGTTCGCGTTGGGGGAGCGCGCCGTGCTGACCGCGCTCGCCGGCCTGATCGCCCAGGCCCTCGACCGGGCCCGGCTGTACGACACCAAACTCGGCCTCGCCCACGGCCTCCAGGACAGCCTGCTGCCCCGCGCCCTGCCCGCCGTCCCGGGCCTGGAGACCGCCGCCCGCTACCTGCCCTGCACGGAGGGGATGGAGGTCGGCGGCGACTTCTACGACCTCATCCGGGTCGACCGCGACACCGCGGCCATCGTCATCGGGGACGTCCAGGGCCACAACGTCCACGCCGCCGCCCTGATGGGCCAGATCCGCACGGCCGTCCGCGCCTTCGCGACGGTCGACGCCGACCCCGGAGTCGTGCTGGCCCGCACCAACCGCCTGCTGGCCGACCTGGACACCACGCTGCTCGCCAGCTGCGCCTTCCTGCGCGTCTACCCGCTGCGGCGGGAGGCCTGGCTGGGGGACGCCGGGCACCCCGTGCCGCTGGTGCGCAGCCCCGACGGGCGGGTGAGCCTGCTGGAACCGTCCAGCGGCCTGGTGTTCAACGTCGACCGGGCCGCCGAGTACCCGCTGACCCGCGTCGACCTGGCGGTCGGCACCACCCTGGTGCTGTACACCGACGGCCTGGTCGAGACGCCCGGCGTAGACCTGGACTGGTCGCTGGCCGAGCTCGGCGCCATCCTGGCCCGCCACGGCGGTGAACCGCTCGACGTGCTGGCCGACGCGCTGATCGGCGAGGCCGTGCAGGCCGAGCATCGCACCGACGACATCGCCCTGCTGCTGGTGCGGTCGGTGCCGTTCTGA
- a CDS encoding polysaccharide deacetylase family protein, giving the protein MRKGVRQWSVVLGMCTAFLVPVARPAPPLPAPPPVAQAVPAFGAPMVAAADPAAGVAAAAPTAGPDCARLACVALTFDDGPSAATSGLLDDLADADVKATFFIVGEQARSFPEQLRREAAEGHAIGNHTLTHPFLTTLTPAQVHDELAQSEDAIAGITGSRPLLVRPPYGSYSAAVRSFGHPLVLWDVDTRDWQHHDPAQVLSRAAAMVHPGSIVLMHDTEGQLSTLGAVPQLIRNLRAAGYTLVTVPELLAPASPAPGAVYRNRDSATRPADHLQPWDTAPATTDQDTDAAIAGTVAWQYPTGAADGPAEAERVESGLRPGECRNTLAPQPAPQDTPAFALRNSTGHDLVMYDRADCDHWTAVLTPGGEQYAEVRSFSMR; this is encoded by the coding sequence ATGCGAAAAGGCGTACGGCAGTGGTCGGTGGTCCTGGGCATGTGTACGGCGTTCCTGGTTCCGGTGGCGCGTCCCGCCCCGCCGCTGCCGGCGCCGCCGCCGGTGGCTCAAGCGGTGCCGGCCTTCGGGGCGCCGATGGTCGCCGCAGCCGATCCCGCAGCCGGTGTCGCAGCCGCTGCTCCGACGGCCGGGCCGGACTGCGCGCGGCTGGCGTGCGTCGCGCTGACCTTCGACGACGGTCCCTCCGCCGCGACATCCGGCCTGCTGGACGACCTCGCCGACGCCGACGTGAAGGCGACCTTCTTCATCGTGGGGGAGCAAGCCCGTTCGTTTCCCGAGCAGTTGAGGCGCGAGGCCGCCGAGGGCCACGCGATCGGCAACCACACCCTCACGCATCCGTTCCTGACCACCCTGACGCCCGCTCAGGTGCACGACGAACTCGCCCAGAGCGAGGACGCGATCGCCGGGATCACGGGGAGCCGCCCGCTGCTGGTGCGGCCGCCCTACGGCTCGTACAGCGCCGCGGTGCGCTCCTTCGGCCACCCGCTGGTGCTGTGGGACGTCGACACCCGGGACTGGCAGCACCACGACCCCGCGCAGGTCCTCAGCCGGGCCGCGGCCATGGTGCACCCGGGCTCGATCGTCCTGATGCACGACACCGAGGGGCAGTTGAGCACGCTGGGCGCCGTGCCTCAGCTGATCCGGAACCTGCGCGCCGCCGGCTACACCCTGGTCACCGTCCCCGAACTGCTGGCCCCGGCCTCGCCGGCCCCCGGCGCGGTCTACCGCAACCGGGACTCCGCCACCCGCCCCGCCGACCACCTCCAGCCCTGGGACACCGCGCCGGCGACCACCGACCAGGACACCGACGCCGCGATCGCCGGCACCGTCGCGTGGCAGTACCCCACCGGCGCCGCCGACGGCCCGGCGGAGGCGGAGCGGGTGGAGAGCGGGCTGCGGCCGGGTGAGTGCCGCAACACCCTCGCACCGCAGCCCGCCCCGCAGGACACGCCCGCGTTCGCCCTGCGCAACAGCACCGGCCATGACCTGGTGATGTACGACCGGGCCGACTGCGACCACTGGACCGCCGTCCTCACCCCCGGCGGCGAGCAGTACGCGGAGGTGCGCAGCTTCTCGATGCGCTGA